Genomic DNA from Thermotoga petrophila RKU-1:
CCCTTATTCTGATCGTACCATTTTCTGTTTTTTCGATGTACTTCTTGAGATCGAGTTTGGAATAATATTCCTCGTAAAACTCGTGGTAGATCATCCCCGGGATGTAATAGGACTTCGTTTTCTCGTCGTAGTAAACCATGGATGGATCGAAATAGTTCAACAAACCGGGGAGGAAAGCTTCTCCGTAGCTTAGACCTTCCTCCCCGATGAGGGAGAAAACAAGAACTGCCGCTGTTCTACCGTAATTCTTCGCGATATCGTATATGAAATCTCTGTACGCCTGTTTGTCTTTTCTCAGCTTGCTGGCCGTGTACAGCCAATCGTAAAAATCTTCGTACTTGAAGATTCCCTCCGGTTCGTAGTACCTGTCCTTCAAAACTTCCGGAATTTCACCGTTCACGTAGAGCTTTCCGTCCTTTATTTCGAGGACGTCTCCACCCTTTCCAACGAGACGCTTCACGTACTTTACATGACCCCTGAACTTACTGGGAGAAAAGAGATCCATGAATTTATCGAAAAGTCGAAGCATGTGGCTTGCTCTTTCATCCACGAACGGTGACCAGAAAACCACAATCTCTCCTATCTGCGGTTCACGTACAGTGTACGTGATCTTTTCGACGAAGAGTCGATCCCCAATCTGTATCGTTGGGATCATCGACCCAGTTGGAATCAGCATAGTCTCGAATATGTAGAGCCTCACGATCGTAGCTGCAACCAGTGCGTAAAGTAGTGCCTTGATCCATTCCACGGATTCTTTTTTCAGGTTCATCAATCTCTGCGCTCCTTGATCCTGATCTTACCTCTGACGTTCCTGAGGTAGTAGAGCTTGGCTCTCCTCACCTTACCCTTTCTCACAACCTCGATCTTCTCAACAACCGGGGAGTGGACGGGGAAGATCCTTTCTACTCCAACACCGTGGCTGCCTATTCTTCTCACTGTGAACGTTTTGTTTATTCCGGAACCTCTCTTTGCGATGACGATTCCTTCAAACACCTGTGTTCTTTCTCTGTCACCTTCTATAACTTTCACGTGCACCCTCACGGTGTCTCCTGGTCTGAAATCGGGAATCTCCTTTTTTTCATATTTCTTTTCGATGATTTTCACAAGATGATCCATCTTCAATCCCTCCTCGCGTAATTTTCTCCTATCAACCGATCGATGATGATGGCAGCAGCCGCTCTCACGGAAAGATGGTTGAAATCAGACTGCGCCCTTATGGGCTCCAGTACGTAATCGGATATCTCGAGAATTTCATCGGGAAGACCCCAGCCTGTACCGAGAAGTATGAGAACAGGTTTTTCGGTTTCTATGATTATTCTTCTTCCCTCTTCGAAAGAAATGTCATTTTCGCGTTTTTTCGCAGAGGTGAAGAAGATCAAAGGTCTTTCTCCTTCGACACTTTCTATGTCTTCCAGCACATCCTCCAGATAGGATTTGAGCTTCACGAGCTTGAGAGATTCCGCTCTGGAAGGATTGTACCGGCTTCCAAAACCTTCTCTCCAGAATTTTAACATCTTGCTTACCATATCCTGCTGCGCTCTGAGGTTAGTCACAATGTAGTATCCCTTGAGGTTGTACGTTCTCGCAGTCCTTGCTATATCGTGGACATCGAGGTTTGTCACGGCCGTTGATATGATGCTGCCGTCTTTTCCTTTTATAGGGTAATGAATCAGGGCCACGTACACCTTCTCTAACATTTTTCCATCAACTCCCTGAACAACTCTATTATAGCCAATTTGTCCATTTCGTCCAGTTCCTTCGCTAAGAAAAGATCTGGCCTCTTTGCCAGTGTTTTCTTTATGCTCTCCTTTCTTCTCCAGAGCTCCACCTTTTCGTGGTCTCCAGAGAGGAGAACATCTGGAACTTTCATACCCTTGTACTCATACGGCCTTGTGTAAACGGGATGATCGAGTAGTCCCTGATGAAACGATTCTCTTTCTACGGATTCTCTCTCGACAACACCCGGTACAAGCCTCACAACAGCGTCAGTTATGACCATGGCGGGGAGCTCTCCACCCGTGAGTATGTAGTCTCCTATGGATATTTCATCGTCAACGATGCTCATCACTCTTTCATCTATTCCCTCGTACCTTCCACAGAATATAACGATGTCGTCCTTCTTTGAAAGTTCTTCTGCTATCTTGTAGTTGAAAATTCTCCCCTGCGGACTTGTGAGAATAACGTAAGGTTTTCCATATTTTTCTACGTAACTTTCGTAGAATCTGAAGAAAGGTTCAGGTTTCATCACCATGCCGTATCCGCCGCCGTATTGATAATCGTCAACCGTTCTGTGCCTGTCGGTGGTGTAATCCCTCAAATTCTCCACGTTTATCTCCACGATACCTCTTTCTACCGCCCGAGCTATGACGCCGTACTTCTTTATAACTTCGACCATTTCAGGGAATATAGTCACTATTGTGATTCTCATCAAATCCACTCCATTTCCTTTGCTATGATCTTTTTCGCACCTTTGTCGATTTCAACTATACAGTCCTTCGTCATGGGGATCAGGGTTTCCTTCTTCTTTTTTCTCACCACGAGTACGTCGTTCGAACCGGTTTCTATTATGTCAACTACTTTTCCAACGTTTTCGCCCGACTCGTAGAAAACATCGCAGTCCAGTATTTCGTAAAAGTAGTATTCGTCTTCGCTGAGTTTTGGAAGCTCCTCGTATTTTATGAAGACTTCACAACCTTTGATCCTTTCTGCGGCTTCTATCGTGTCTATCGATTTGAACCTGATGAGAAAGAGCTTGTTCATCCTCCTCACAGACTCAACGGTGAGGTTGTAAAACGCCTTCTTCTCGCTGTTGTAAAGAACCACACTGGAGAGGTTCTTCACGATTTCCTCAGAGTTCGTGTAAGGGAAGAACTTGACCTCTCCCTTGAGGCCGTGTGTGTTGACGATCTTTCCAATCGCCACTCTTTCATTCAACAGGTCTTGAATGGTTCTTATCATACTCTCACCGGACCACCTTGATGGTGATCTCCTTAGAATCTCCCATGAGTGCACTCAGAAGTATCTTCAAAGATTTTATCGTTCTTCCATCTTTTCCTATGACCTGTCCAACATCTTCTTCGTTCACAACGATTTCGTATACTTTCTTTCCTTCTTCGTCGAACTCCATGACCACAACCTCTTCGGGATGCTTCACTATTCCCCGAAGAATCTTCTCGAGGAGCTCCTTCATTCAGCCGTGGCCTCCTCTTTCTTTCCGTACTTTATCTCGTGGACCCTCTTCATAACCCCGAATTTTCTGAAGATATCCCTCACAGTGTCGCTCGGCTGAGCTCCTTTCAGAATCCATTCCACGGCTCTTTCCACATCGATCTTTATTTCCCCTTCTTTCAGAGGGTTGTAGTATCCAAGAGACTCGATGTAAGCACCATCTCTCCTCTTCCTGCTATCAACAACGACTATCCTGTAGAAAGGCTGGTGTCTTTTTCCCATCCTTGTGAGTCTGATCCTTACCACCGAACACACCTCCTCAGAATCCAAATGGTATTTTGAATCTACCTTTTTTCATCCTCTTCATTAGAGCTTTCATCTGTTCATAGCTTTTGAGAAGTTTGTTCACATCCTGGACAGTGGTTCCACTTCCACGTGCAATTCTCCTTTTTCTACTGGCGTTTATTATACCGGGATTTCTTCTCTCTTCTATGGTCATCGAATTTATGATGGCCTCGATCTTTTTCAGCTCCTTTTCACTCATCTCCACATCGACCTTTGGTGCACCTGGAAGCATCTCAAGAATGGAAGAAAGAGGTCCGAGTTTTTTCATCTCCTGAAGCTGTTCTTTGAAATCTTCCAGGGTGAACTCTGCCTTCAGGAACTTTTCTGCGCTTTTCTTCATCTTTTCCTGATCGAGTTCCTTTTCCACTTTTTCGATCAGTGAAAGAACGTCCCCCATTCCCAGGATTCGGTTTGCGATTCTGTCTGGATGGAACGGCTCCAGACCGTCGATTTTTTCACTCGTTCCAATGAATTTGACGGGCTTCCCCGTCACGTACTTTATGGAGAGAATGACTCCGCCTCTTGCATCTCCGTCCATCTTTGTTACGACGAATCCTGTTAAATCGAGCCTTTCATCGAACACCTTGGCGGTATTGACTGCGTCCTGCCCCATCATCGCGTCAACGACGAGCAGGATCTCATCTGGGTTCAGGATTTTCTTTATCTCTTCCAGCTCTTTCATCATCTCTTCGTCTATGTGAAGTCGACCAGCGGTATCCACTATCAGAATATCTTTTCCTGTACTCTCAGCAACGTCTACAGCTTCTTTCACTATCTCAACGGGTGTTTTGTTGTAATCGTGAACAACGTTTATACCAATCTGATTTCCAAGCTTCACAAGCTGATCAACGGCTGCGGGACGGTACAGATCCGCTGCGACAAGCAAAGGATTCCTTCCCTCTTTTTTGAGGAGTTTTGCGAGTTTCGCACACGTTGTGGTCTTTCCACTTCCCTGAAGTCCCACCATCATTATGGGAGCTGGTCTGTGGACGAGTCTCAATGGTTCGTTCTTTTCTCCCATGATTCTTACAAGCTCGTCTCTCACTATCTTTATGAACTGCTGGTCCGGTGTGAGACTCCTGAGAACTTCCTCTCCGAGAGCTTTCTGGAGGACGTGGTCCACGAATTCTTTCACAACTTTGTAGTTGACATCGGCTTCGAGCAGGGAAAGTTTCACTTCCCTGATCGCGTCTTTTACATTCTTTTCTGTGATCTTTCCGCGTCCAGACAGATTCTTGAAAACTCTGGACAGCTTCTCCTGAAGATTCTCGAACATCGAAACACCTCCGAAGGACCTTCTCTCATATTAGACGCTTCTCATTAATACCAGGTTTCCAATCATCTAAGGAGTAGCGCACTTAATGTTACAATTTATTTTCAATGAATAGGTGGTTTAACTTAATCCACCTACTAAACTACACATGTTTTTAATAATACTTGATCGTGAAGTCCTCGTATCCTTCAGGCGTAGTTTCTTCCACACTCACGTTCGTCACAACCGCCGCAGGTGGGCCTTTCGCTACCTCATTCAAAAAACGCCGAAGGGCATTTTCATCACCTTCGGCGTGTATGAAAACAGACCCATCATCCATGTTCATCACGTAACCCTTCACACCAAGAGACTTCGCAACTCTTCTTGTGAAATATCGAAAGCCCACTCCTTGAACAATCCCCTCAACTCTTATTTTCAGAGCCTTCATGCTTCCACGCCCTTATGAATTCTTCGTCAAAATGCACATCGAGTTGTGGGAAAGGTATGTAGATTCCCTCTTTTTCCAGATAATCCTTTATTCTGAAAGCCAATCTCTTCATACCTTCGAAGAAGTTATCACGGTTGACCCAGAATCTGATAATGAAGTCTATGGAAGAGCTGTTGAAGGCAGAGAAAACGATAGCTGGTGCTGGATCTTTTTCAACAGTCTCTTCGTCTTCCAGCGCCTTCTGGAAGATCTCCACCACTTTCCTCAAATCAGCCGAGTAAGGAACTCCCACCACAATTTCCTGTCTTCTAACGTTCGAAGGCCAGAAATGTATTATCTTGTCGTTCCAGACGGCTTTGTTCGGTATCATCACTCTTCGACCATCCCAGGTCCTGATCACGGTATGATTCAAATTCACCACTTCAACGGTTCCGGAGACTCCACCGGCCTCCAGAGCCTCTCCTTCCTTGACAGCCCGAGACACTAGAAGGAACAACCCTGAGAAGAAATTGGCCAGCGGTTCCTGAAGAGCAAGACCTATGACAAGACCTCCGATACCCACTCCAGCGAGAAGTGGTGCAAGACTTAAATCCCAGATGTCGAGAATTATCATCACCGCGATCACAGAGATGATCAATCCCAGGAAAAATCTGAGGGTGTTTCTCATTTGAAGCTCTTTTCCGAGCTTTTCCACACTCTTTTCAATGAGCTTGAACAGCCATTTGAAAACCAGATAAGAAACAACAACCGTTACCGCCGTTAGGATCAGTCTGGTGAGCAAGTTTTCACCACCTCACAGCAAATCTGATACCTGTTCCTTGAGTGTAGTAGTACTCCGAGAACGGATCACTACTCACGGGTGAACTGATGATGAACGTGCTAAAACCTACAGAGACGTTGTTCACAGTTGCGTAGAAACCAAGAGAGATTTTCACGGCGCTTTCTTTCGTTTTGGTGTTGCTCAGCATCGAAACTCCCAGACCCGCTTTTTGTTCCGATCCGATCGCGAAATCTATCCTGTTTTCCAGCACTTCCTGGTCAAATACCAGAGAGTAGGAGAATCTGTTTTTCCTGGAAGAATCGTAGAAAAGCTTCAAAAGATAAGTTCCTCCCATGTAATTTCCTTTCTGACTCCAGAGAGTGAAATCCCGAACGCTGGCACCAAAACCAACATCTTTGAACAGGTAACCAGAGACACCCCCGTGGAGATCGATCTCTTTTCTTTCTTCCTGATCCATGGTGAAAGAAACACCGGCTCCGACATTCAAGCTTTCTTCTGGCGAAAAGACCGCATCGTATTCGATCGTGGTCCTGTAGCTGGATTCCGTTAGAGTGCTTCTTTTCAAATACAACACTCCAGCGATGTTCGGTGCGGGAGTCTGGAAGAGTCCAACCAGGAAGGTTCCCAGAGATTCACCCTCGCCTGAAAACACCTGATACGAACCCATGACTCCCTGTTTGTTCATGGAAAGAAGCCGTGCGGGATTTTCGAAGAAAGCCCACTCACCAGAAGAGGAAAAAATCTCGAGCTGGGAAGCTACCGCCAGTGTTGAAATCACAAGAATCAAAAGAAAGACCTTCTTCATACATTCACACCCCCTGAAGAATAGACTTCTACCACTTTGCTTTTCAGTTCCTTGAAGGTTCCACTCTCTATAGAACGCCTTACTTCCTTCATCAAAGAGATCATGAAGTTGATGTTGTGAATCGTGAGGAGTATCTGCCCAAGGACTTCTCCTCGATCGAAGAGGTGATGGATGTAAGACCGCGTGAAATTCTTGCAGGTATAACACCCGCACCTTTCGTCCACCGGTTCGAGGGACCGCTTGTTGTAAGAGGCCTTGAGGTTGAGTTTCCCATTCCAGGTGAGCGCAGTTCCGTGCCTTGCTATCCTGGTTGGGAAGACGCTGTCGAACATATCCACTCCTCGATCAACGAGCTCGAGTATGAGTTCTGGAGACCCTCCTCCCATGAAGTAACGGGGTTTATCTTCCGGAAGAAACTCCACCGTGACTTCGGTCATTTCAAGAGTGAGGGATCTTTCTTCACCTATGCTCAATCCTCCTATGGCGTATCCATCGAATCCAATCGATGTAAGCTGAAGAGCGCTTTCTCTCCGCAGATCCGGGTAGATCCCTCCCTGAACGATTCCAAAGAGTGCTTGATTCTCCGTTTTGAAAGCCTTTTTAGATCTCAGAGCCCATCGATAGGTTCTCTCTGTTGCCTCTTTCACCTCTTCGTAATCGGCATCGGGTACAGGACAGTGATCGAAGACCATGCAGATATCCGATCCCAGAGCGATCTGAACCTCCATGGATATCTCTGGATTCAGGAAAACTTTCGAACCGTCAATAGGAGATCTGAAGACCACACCTTCATCGTCTATCCTGATCTTTGGAAGGCTGAAAACTTGAAAACCTCCGCTGTCGGTGAGTATCGGTCTTTTCCATCCCATGAAGTTGTGAAGTCCCCTGTGAAGCTTTATGATCTCCACACCGGGTTTCAACATGAGATGAAACGTGTTCGAAAGAATTATCTCCGCTCCTGCTTCTTCCAGATCTCTGGGAGTGAGAAGCTTCACGCTCGCGTTGGTTCCAACCGGCATGAAAACAGGAGTTTCAACAGCTCCGTGGTGAAGCTTCATGACACCCAGTCTTGCTTTTCCGAAAGTTTTTTTCACTTCGAACTCCACACGATTCCCTCCAGCATCTTCTTCACCCTTTGATAACAGCCTTCAATCTGTGCTTCCTGTTCTTCGAGCTCTTCCAGCATGTTTTTCCTGAAAGTCTCGTCTGAAATCTCTTTCAAATTGATCAGAACGTTCACCTTCTCAACCTGAAAGACCGCGTGGCAGAGATCTGCGGCGTTCAACGTGTCCGATGCCAGATTCTTGTTTCCAAATTCGGCGAGCTTCTCGAGCTCGTGTGCGAGGTCTTTCATCACCCTTATCACGTCCATCGGTACAGAAGCAGCTTCCTTCAGAGCATTCTGAAGCTCTCCTTCAGAGGATTTGTAAGCTTTCATGACCTTTTCAAAGGCTTCCATGTCTTTCTTTGCAAGATCGAAGAGTTTCAGTCTCGCTTCTTCCATTGCCTCAACTATCCTCTCCATCTCCGGTTCCACATCTTCGTAACCCTTTTTCTTCCTGGTGAAATTCGCAACCATTTCAGCGAGGGCACATGCCATGGCTCCCACGACTGATCCAACCGCTCCCCCACCAGGAGTTGGCTTTCTCTCTGCAACCATATCGCAGAATTCTTTGAGCGAAAGGCGTTCAACCTCCATATCTCTCTTCTCCCCCCTGAACGATCTTAACTCCCGAACTCGTTCCTATTCTATCAGCACCGTACATGATCATTTTAACAGCGTCCTCGAAGGTTCTGATCCCTCCGGAAGCTTTTACACCCATCTCATCTCCCACGATCCATTTCATGAGATGAACGTCTTCTGCGGTCGCCCCTCCTGTTCCAAATCCCGTGGAAGTCTTCACGAAATGAGCTCCAGCGAGTTTGGAAATGACACACGCCGCTATCTTCTCTTCCGTATCCAGATAGCACGTTTCGATGATCACCTTCACAACTTTTCCTTTCACCGATTCGACAACACTTCTTATATCCTCGTAAACGTACTCCCACTCTTTTGCCTTGAGCATGCCAACGTTGATGACCATATCGATCTCATCGGCTCCACTCTCAACAGCGAAAATCGCCTCATGGGCTTTCGTCCGAGTTTCGTTCGCTCCCAGTGGAAAACCAACAACGGTGACGACTTTCACATCGGTTCCTTCGAGTTCTTCACGAGCCAGTTTCACATAACACGGATTCACACAGACTCCATAGAAACGATTTTCCCTTGCTTCAAGACAGAGTTTTTTTATATCGTCTGGTGTGGCAAACGGTTTCAGATTCGTGTGCTCTATAGCACTTCTCACATCTTCGATACCCGCGCTTTCTCTGGCGGGCTTGAACTCGTAGTACTCTCTGTACCTCGCTATTGCCTCCTCAATTCTGTACTCTATCATGAGAAATCACCTCACAAACCGAGTTCAGAAGCGATCGTTTTCATCGCCTCGAGAGAAATTTCTAAGAATTTCTCAAGCGAGAGCCCAAAGTTTTCGCAGGTTTTCATCTGTTCCCTGCTCGCTCCCTTCGCAAAGGCCTTTTCCTTGAATCTCCTCAGCAGAAAATCCACATCGATAACATCCAGTTTCTTCTCTGGTCTGATCAGTGCGGCCGCTACTATAAAACCAGTGGTTGGATCCACCGCATACAAAGCCTTCTCCATCAAAGTTTCTGGAGTTTTCTTTTCACAGTGGGCCAGAATAGCGTTGAGAACGTCTTCGGGTACGTCCTCATTTTTCAGGATTTCCAGGGTCTTCAAGCCATGTTCCTCGGGTTTATCTTTGGTGTAGTCGTAATCCAGATCGTGAAGAAGTCCGGCAAGACCCCATTTTTCTTCGTCCTCGTTGAATTCCCTCGCAAGAGCTCTCATAACAGCTTCCGCTGCAAGACAGTGCTTCACAAGATTTTTCGTTTTAACGTGGGTTTTCAACAACTCCATTGCCCTTTCCCTGCTGATCAAA
This window encodes:
- the lepB gene encoding signal peptidase I; the encoded protein is MNLKKESVEWIKALLYALVAATIVRLYIFETMLIPTGSMIPTIQIGDRLFVEKITYTVREPQIGEIVVFWSPFVDERASHMLRLFDKFMDLFSPSKFRGHVKYVKRLVGKGGDVLEIKDGKLYVNGEIPEVLKDRYYEPEGIFKYEDFYDWLYTASKLRKDKQAYRDFIYDIAKNYGRTAAVLVFSLIGEEGLSYGEAFLPGLLNYFDPSMVYYDEKTKSYYIPGMIYHEFYEEYYSKLDLKKYIEKTENGTIRIRVPEGFYFLMGDNTKESLDCRYFGFVPKDHIIGWPILRIWPFERFGPIQKY
- the rplS gene encoding 50S ribosomal protein L19, translated to MDHLVKIIEKKYEKKEIPDFRPGDTVRVHVKVIEGDRERTQVFEGIVIAKRGSGINKTFTVRRIGSHGVGVERIFPVHSPVVEKIEVVRKGKVRRAKLYYLRNVRGKIRIKERRD
- a CDS encoding RNA methyltransferase, giving the protein MLEKVYVALIHYPIKGKDGSIISTAVTNLDVHDIARTARTYNLKGYYIVTNLRAQQDMVSKMLKFWREGFGSRYNPSRAESLKLVKLKSYLEDVLEDIESVEGERPLIFFTSAKKRENDISFEEGRRIIIETEKPVLILLGTGWGLPDEILEISDYVLEPIRAQSDFNHLSVRAAAAIIIDRLIGENYARRD
- the trmD gene encoding tRNA (guanosine(37)-N1)-methyltransferase TrmD; this translates as MRITIVTIFPEMVEVIKKYGVIARAVERGIVEINVENLRDYTTDRHRTVDDYQYGGGYGMVMKPEPFFRFYESYVEKYGKPYVILTSPQGRIFNYKIAEELSKKDDIVIFCGRYEGIDERVMSIVDDEISIGDYILTGGELPAMVITDAVVRLVPGVVERESVERESFHQGLLDHPVYTRPYEYKGMKVPDVLLSGDHEKVELWRRKESIKKTLAKRPDLFLAKELDEMDKLAIIELFRELMEKC
- the rimM gene encoding ribosome maturation factor RimM (Essential for efficient processing of 16S rRNA) codes for the protein MIRTIQDLLNERVAIGKIVNTHGLKGEVKFFPYTNSEEIVKNLSSVVLYNSEKKAFYNLTVESVRRMNKLFLIRFKSIDTIEAAERIKGCEVFIKYEELPKLSEDEYYFYEILDCDVFYESGENVGKVVDIIETGSNDVLVVRKKKKETLIPMTKDCIVEIDKGAKKIIAKEMEWI
- a CDS encoding KH domain-containing protein; this translates as MKELLEKILRGIVKHPEEVVVMEFDEEGKKVYEIVVNEEDVGQVIGKDGRTIKSLKILLSALMGDSKEITIKVVR
- the rpsP gene encoding 30S ribosomal protein S16 codes for the protein MVRIRLTRMGKRHQPFYRIVVVDSRKRRDGAYIESLGYYNPLKEGEIKIDVERAVEWILKGAQPSDTVRDIFRKFGVMKRVHEIKYGKKEEATAE
- the ffh gene encoding signal recognition particle protein, whose amino-acid sequence is MFENLQEKLSRVFKNLSGRGKITEKNVKDAIREVKLSLLEADVNYKVVKEFVDHVLQKALGEEVLRSLTPDQQFIKIVRDELVRIMGEKNEPLRLVHRPAPIMMVGLQGSGKTTTCAKLAKLLKKEGRNPLLVAADLYRPAAVDQLVKLGNQIGINVVHDYNKTPVEIVKEAVDVAESTGKDILIVDTAGRLHIDEEMMKELEEIKKILNPDEILLVVDAMMGQDAVNTAKVFDERLDLTGFVVTKMDGDARGGVILSIKYVTGKPVKFIGTSEKIDGLEPFHPDRIANRILGMGDVLSLIEKVEKELDQEKMKKSAEKFLKAEFTLEDFKEQLQEMKKLGPLSSILEMLPGAPKVDVEMSEKELKKIEAIINSMTIEERRNPGIINASRKRRIARGSGTTVQDVNKLLKSYEQMKALMKRMKKGRFKIPFGF
- a CDS encoding acylphosphatase, translated to MKALKIRVEGIVQGVGFRYFTRRVAKSLGVKGYVMNMDDGSVFIHAEGDENALRRFLNEVAKGPPAAVVTNVSVEETTPEGYEDFTIKYY
- a CDS encoding mechanosensitive ion channel family protein, which translates into the protein MLTRLILTAVTVVVSYLVFKWLFKLIEKSVEKLGKELQMRNTLRFFLGLIISVIAVMIILDIWDLSLAPLLAGVGIGGLVIGLALQEPLANFFSGLFLLVSRAVKEGEALEAGGVSGTVEVVNLNHTVIRTWDGRRVMIPNKAVWNDKIIHFWPSNVRRQEIVVGVPYSADLRKVVEIFQKALEDEETVEKDPAPAIVFSAFNSSSIDFIIRFWVNRDNFFEGMKRLAFRIKDYLEKEGIYIPFPQLDVHFDEEFIRAWKHEGSENKS
- the tgt gene encoding tRNA guanosine(34) transglycosylase Tgt, giving the protein MEFEVKKTFGKARLGVMKLHHGAVETPVFMPVGTNASVKLLTPRDLEEAGAEIILSNTFHLMLKPGVEIIKLHRGLHNFMGWKRPILTDSGGFQVFSLPKIRIDDEGVVFRSPIDGSKVFLNPEISMEVQIALGSDICMVFDHCPVPDADYEEVKEATERTYRWALRSKKAFKTENQALFGIVQGGIYPDLRRESALQLTSIGFDGYAIGGLSIGEERSLTLEMTEVTVEFLPEDKPRYFMGGGSPELILELVDRGVDMFDSVFPTRIARHGTALTWNGKLNLKASYNKRSLEPVDERCGCYTCKNFTRSYIHHLFDRGEVLGQILLTIHNINFMISLMKEVRRSIESGTFKELKSKVVEVYSSGGVNV
- a CDS encoding cyclodeaminase/cyclohydrolase family protein produces the protein MEVERLSLKEFCDMVAERKPTPGGGAVGSVVGAMACALAEMVANFTRKKKGYEDVEPEMERIVEAMEEARLKLFDLAKKDMEAFEKVMKAYKSSEGELQNALKEAASVPMDVIRVMKDLAHELEKLAEFGNKNLASDTLNAADLCHAVFQVEKVNVLINLKEISDETFRKNMLEELEEQEAQIEGCYQRVKKMLEGIVWSSK
- the deoC gene encoding deoxyribose-phosphate aldolase, with protein sequence MIEYRIEEAIARYREYYEFKPARESAGIEDVRSAIEHTNLKPFATPDDIKKLCLEARENRFYGVCVNPCYVKLAREELEGTDVKVVTVVGFPLGANETRTKAHEAIFAVESGADEIDMVINVGMLKAKEWEYVYEDIRSVVESVKGKVVKVIIETCYLDTEEKIAACVISKLAGAHFVKTSTGFGTGGATAEDVHLMKWIVGDEMGVKASGGIRTFEDAVKMIMYGADRIGTSSGVKIVQGGEERYGG
- a CDS encoding HD domain-containing protein; its protein translation is MISRERAMELLKTHVKTKNLVKHCLAAEAVMRALAREFNEDEEKWGLAGLLHDLDYDYTKDKPEEHGLKTLEILKNEDVPEDVLNAILAHCEKKTPETLMEKALYAVDPTTGFIVAAALIRPEKKLDVIDVDFLLRRFKEKAFAKGASREQMKTCENFGLSLEKFLEISLEAMKTIASELGL